In one window of Escherichia coli DSM 30083 = JCM 1649 = ATCC 11775 DNA:
- the yjfY gene encoding DUF1471 family protein YjfY encodes MFSRVLALLAVLLLSANTWAAIEINNHQARNMDDVQSLGVIYINHNFATESEARQALNEETDAQGATYYHVILMREPGSNGNMHASADIYR; translated from the coding sequence ATGTTCAGTCGCGTTTTAGCCCTTCTGGCTGTGCTTTTGCTAAGTGCAAATACATGGGCAGCCATTGAAATTAATAACCACCAGGCCAGAAATATGGACGATGTGCAAAGCTTAGGCGTGATTTATATCAATCATAACTTCGCCACTGAGAGTGAAGCACGTCAGGCATTAAATGAAGAGACAGATGCGCAAGGCGCAACGTACTACCATGTGATTCTGATGCGGGAACCGGGGAGTAACGGCAATATGCACGCCAGCGCGGATATTTATCGCTAG
- the ulaF gene encoding L-ribulose-5-phosphate 4-epimerase UlaF, whose product MQKLKQQVFEANMELPRYGLVTFTWGNVSAIDRERGLVVIKPSGVAYETMKADDMVVVDMSGNVVEGEYRPSSDTATHLELYRRYPSLGGIVHTHSTHATAWAQAGLAIPALGTTHADYFFGDIPCTRGLSKEEVQGEYELNTGKVIIETLGDAEPLHTPGIVVYQHGPFAWGKDAHDAVHNAVVMEEVAKMAWIARSINPQLNHIDSFLMNKHFMRKHGPNAYYGQK is encoded by the coding sequence ATGCAAAAGCTGAAACAGCAGGTGTTTGAGGCCAACATGGAGCTGCCGCGTTACGGGTTGGTGACCTTTACCTGGGGCAACGTCAGCGCTATTGACCGTGAACGCGGGCTGGTGGTGATCAAGCCCAGCGGTGTCGCCTACGAAACCATGAAAGCGGACGATATGGTAGTGGTCGATATGAGCGGCAACGTGGTGGAAGGGGAGTATCGTCCGTCTTCCGACACTGCGACGCATCTCGAACTCTACCGTCGTTATCCGTCGCTTGGCGGCATTGTCCATACCCACTCCACTCATGCCACCGCGTGGGCGCAGGCGGGGCTGGCGATCCCAGCGTTAGGCACCACGCACGCCGATTACTTCTTTGGCGATATCCCGTGTACGCGTGGATTAAGCAAAGAAGAGGTGCAGGGTGAGTACGAACTGAATACCGGCAAAGTGATTATCGAAACGCTGGGTGACGCCGAGCCGCTGCATACGCCGGGAATTGTGGTGTATCAGCACGGACCGTTCGCCTGGGGGAAAGATGCCCACGATGCGGTGCATAACGCGGTGGTGATGGAAGAAGTGGCGAAAATGGCGTGGATTGCGCGTAGTATTAACCCACAACTGAATCACATCGACAGCTTCCTGATGAATAAACACTTCATGCGTAAGCACGGTCCCAACGCTTATTACGGGCAGAAGTAA
- the ulaE gene encoding L-ribulose-5-phosphate 3-epimerase UlaE → MLSKQIPLGIYEKALPAGECWLERLQLAKTLGFDFVEMSVDETDDRLSRLDWSREQRLALVNAIVETGVRVPSMCLSAHRRFPLGSEDDAVRAQGLEIMRKAIQFAQDVGIRVIQLAGYDVYYQEANNETRRRFRDGLKESVEMASRAQVTLAMEIMDYPLMNSISKALGYAHYFNNPWFQLYPDIGNLSAWDNDVQMELQAGIGHIVAVHVKDTKPGVFKNVPFGEGVVDFERCFETLKQSGYCGPYLIEMWSETAEDPAAEVAKARDWVKARMAKAGMVEAA, encoded by the coding sequence ATGTTGTCCAAACAAATCCCGCTTGGCATCTACGAAAAAGCGCTCCCCGCTGGGGAGTGCTGGCTGGAACGACTGCAACTGGCAAAAACGTTAGGCTTCGATTTTGTCGAGATGTCAGTAGATGAAACGGACGATCGCCTTTCGCGCCTCGACTGGAGCCGCGAGCAGCGTCTGGCACTGGTGAATGCGATTGTTGAAACCGGCGTGCGCGTACCGTCCATGTGCCTTTCTGCTCATCGTCGTTTCCCGCTGGGAAGCGAAGATGACGCGGTGCGGGCCCAGGGGCTGGAGATTATGCGTAAAGCTATCCAGTTCGCCCAGGACGTCGGTATTCGCGTGATCCAACTGGCGGGCTATGACGTTTACTATCAGGAAGCCAATAACGAAACGCGTCGTCGTTTTCGTGACGGCCTGAAAGAGAGCGTTGAGATGGCGAGCCGCGCGCAGGTCACACTGGCGATGGAGATCATGGATTACCCATTGATGAACTCCATCAGCAAGGCGCTGGGCTACGCACACTATTTCAACAATCCGTGGTTCCAGCTCTACCCGGATATCGGCAACCTGTCGGCGTGGGACAACGACGTGCAGATGGAGTTGCAGGCCGGAATCGGGCATATCGTCGCGGTACATGTGAAAGACACCAAACCTGGCGTCTTCAAAAACGTGCCGTTTGGCGAAGGCGTAGTGGATTTCGAACGTTGCTTCGAAACGCTCAAACAGAGTGGCTATTGCGGGCCGTACCTGATTGAGATGTGGAGCGAAACGGCGGAAGACCCGGCGGCAGAAGTAGCGAAAGCGCGTGATTGGGTGAAAGCGCGCATGGCCAAAGCAGGCATGGTGGAGGCGGCATAA
- the ulaD gene encoding 3-keto-L-gulonate-6-phosphate decarboxylase UlaD, whose product MSLPMLQVALDNQTMDSAYETTRLIAEEVDIIEVGTILCVGEGVRAVRDLKALYPHKIVLADAKIADAGKILSRMCFEANADWVTVICCADINTAKGALDVAKEFNGDVQIELTGYWTWEQAQQWRDAGIGQVVYHRSRDAQAAGVAWGEADITAIKRLSDMGFKVTVTGGLALEDLPLFKGIPIHVFIAGRSIRDAASPVEAARQFKRSIAELWG is encoded by the coding sequence ATGTCATTACCGATGTTGCAAGTCGCGCTGGACAACCAGACTATGGATAGCGCCTACGAAACCACTCGCCTGATTGCCGAAGAAGTCGACATTATCGAAGTGGGCACCATTCTTTGCGTAGGCGAAGGCGTGCGTGCGGTTCGTGACCTGAAAGCGCTGTACCCGCACAAAATCGTACTGGCTGACGCCAAAATTGCCGATGCAGGCAAAATCCTTTCTCGCATGTGCTTCGAAGCCAACGCTGACTGGGTGACCGTAATTTGCTGTGCGGATATCAACACCGCCAAAGGCGCGCTGGACGTGGCAAAAGAGTTTAATGGCGACGTGCAGATCGAATTGACCGGCTACTGGACCTGGGAACAGGCGCAGCAGTGGCGCGACGCAGGCATTGGGCAGGTGGTTTATCACCGCAGCCGTGACGCGCAGGCCGCAGGCGTGGCATGGGGCGAAGCGGACATTACCGCGATCAAACGTCTTTCCGATATGGGCTTCAAAGTCACCGTCACCGGTGGTCTGGCGCTGGAAGATCTGCCGTTGTTTAAAGGCATTCCGATTCATGTGTTTATCGCTGGTCGCAGCATTCGTGATGCCGCTTCTCCGGTGGAGGCCGCACGTCAGTTCAAACGTTCCATCGCTGAACTGTGGGGCTAA